The genomic region TCCGCAGTCAAGACCGCAGTTAAAAACCATAGCAGCCTGCGCTGGTATACAGGCGGTTTGATGCTTATTCAGTCTCAAACCCTTATCCAGAAAGCGTAAGCAGCTATCAAAAAAAGAGTGAATCCCGCGACATGATGAACACCGCCCACCGCAAGCCGCTGCCCGGCACGGCACTGGATTACTTCGATGCAGAGGCTGCTGTCGATGCCATGGAACCCGGTGCCTGGGCCCGGCTGCCCTACACCGCCCGCGTGCATGCCGAAAACCTGGTGCGCCGCGCTGACCCGGCGCAGCTCAACGACTTCCTGGGGCAGCTGATCGGGCGCAAACGCGAGATCGACTTTCCCTGGTTTCCTGTGCGCGTGGTGTGCCACGACATCCTGGGCCAGACGGCGCTGGTGGATCTGGCCGGGCTGCGCGATGCGATCGCGAAAGAGGGTGGCGACCCTGCTGCGGTGAACCCGGTGGTGCCCGTGCAACTCATCGTGGACCATTCGCTGGCCGTGGAGTGTGGCGGCTTTGACCCGGACGCCTTCGCCAAAAACCGCGCCATTGAAGACCGCCGCAACGAGGACCGCTTTCACTTCATCGAGTGGACCAAGAAAGCGTTCGCCAACGTGGAGGTGATCCCGGCGGGGAACGGGATCATGCACCAGATCAACCTGGAGAAGATGTCGCCCGTGGTGTACGTGCAGGGCGACGCTCACGGCCGGGTCGCGTTTCCCGACACCTGTGTGGGCACCGACAGCCACACCCCCCACGTCGATGCGCTGGGCGTGATTGCGATTGGCGTGGGCGGCCTGGAGGCCGAGAGCGTGATGCTGGGTCGCGCCTCGTGGATGCGCCTGCCCGACATCGTGGGCGTGGAGCTGACGGGGCACCGCCAGCCCGGCATCACGGCCACCGACATCGTTCTGGCCCTGACGGAATTTCTGCGCAGCCAGAAGGTGGTGGGGGCGTATCTGGAGTTCTATGGCGAAGGTGCGCGCAGCCTCAGCGTTGGCGACCGTGCCACCATCTCCAACATGTGCCCTGAGTACGGGGCCACGGCTGCGCTGTTCTACATCGACGACCAGACGCTGGACTACCTGCGGCTGACGGGGCGCGACGATGCGCAGATCCAGCTGGTGGAGCGTTACGCCAAGACTGCCGGGTTTTGGGCTGACTCGCTCAAGACCGCAGCGTATGAACGCGTGCTGACCTTTGATCTGTCCACCGTGGTGCGCAACATGGCCGGGCCCTCCAACCCGCACCGCCGCCTGCCCACGTCGGCGCTGGCAGAGCGCGGCATTGCGGTGGATTGGCCCCAAGCCCGCGCGCAGGAGGCGCAGGGCCTGCTGCCCGATGGGGCCGTCATCATCGCGGCCATCACCAGTTGCACCAACACCAGCAATCCGCGCAACGTGATCGCCGCCGCGCTGTTGGCGCGCAACGCCCGTCGCCTGGGGCTGACGCGCAAGCCGTGGGTCAAGACCTCGCTGGCACCCGGCTCCAAGGCCGTGGCGCTGTACCTGCAAGAAGCCGGGTTGCTGGCGGACCTGGAAGCCCTGGGGTTCGGCATCGTCGCATTTGCATGCACCACCTGCAACGGCATGAGCGGTGCGCTTGACCCGAAGATCCAGCAGGAGATCATCGACCGCGACCTGTACGCCACTGCCGTGCTGTCGGGCAACCGCAACTTCGACGGTCGCATCCACCCGTATGCCAAGCAGGCGTTTCTGGCCTCGCCGCCGCTGGTGGTGGCTTACGCACTGGCAGGCACGGTGCGCTTTGACATCGAGAACGATGTGCTGGCCGTGGTGGAGGGGCGTGAGATTCGCCTGCGGGAGCTGTGGCCCAGTGATGCAGAGATCGACGCCATCGTGGCCCGGGCCGTCAAACCCGAGCAGTTCCGTGCGGTGTACGACCCCATGTTCGCCCTCCGTGTGGAGGGTGGCCAGACGGTTGCCCCGCAGTACGACTGGCGTCCGCAGTCCACCTACATCCGCCGCCCGCCATACTGGGACACGGAAGGCGTGGGCGCACTGGCCGCCAACCCGCGCACGCTCAAAGGCATGCGCCCGCTGGCGATCTTGCCCGACAACATCACCACCGACCACCTCTCGCCGTCCAACGCCATCCTGCCGGACAGCGCGGCCGGTGAGTACCTGGCACGGATGGGGGTGCCCGAGGAGGACTTCAACTCCTATGCCACCCACCGTGGCGACCACCTCACGGCGATGCGCGCCACCTTTGCCAACCCGCAGCTCGTCAACGAGATGGCGGTGGTGGGTGGCAAGGTCCAGAAGGGGTCTCTGGCACGCATCGAACCCGAAGGCCGCGTGGTGCGCATGTGGGAGGCGATGGAGACCTACCTGCAACGCCGCCAGCCGCTCATCATCATCGCAGGGGCCGACTATGGCCAGGGGTCGAGCCGCGACTGGGCTGCCAAGGGCGTGCGCCTGGCGGGGGTGGAAGTGGTGGTGGCCGAAGGTTTTGAGCGCATTCACCGCACCAACCTGATTGGCATGGGCGTGCTGCCGCTGGAGTTTCAGCCGGGCACCAGCCGCCTCACGCTGGGGCTGGACGGCACGGAGACCTACGATGTCGAAGGGGCGCTGACACCACGCGCCAGGCTCATGCTCGTCATCTGCCGCAAAAGCGGCCAGGTCACCCGGGTGCCCATGACCTGCCGCCTGGACACGGCCGAGGAAGTATCGGTATACGAAGCCGGTGGCGTGCTGCAGCGTTTTGCCCAGGACTTTCTGGCCTCCACCATCCAATAAAAATAGGCATCTAGGGATGCTGCTCTGCACAAATCACCGCGCCGTGTGCATCTGCGGCCTCGGGCGGTCTGCGGCGTTGCAAATGCTCGCAATAGCTACGGCTATTGCTGCGCTTTGCGCCTTGCAGCCCATCCCGATCCGCAGCGCACACTTACCGCTCGATTCGCGCAGAGCATCCCTGGCGCTTATCCATAAAGCGCTGGCAGCTATCAATTTAGAAGCAACCAGAGTACAACGGACATGAACCGAACCCCAGCACCGCAGATACGCATCCCCGCTACCTATCTGCGTGGCGGCACCAGCAAGGGCGTTTTCTTTCGACTGCAGGATTTGCCGCCGGCCGCCCAGCAGCCCGGCGCTGCGCGCGATGCGCTGCTGTTGCGCGTCATCGGCAGCCCCGACCCCTACGGCAAGCAGATCGACGGCATGGGCGGTGCTACCTCCTCCACCTCCAAGGCGGTGATCGTCTCAGCCTCGCAGCGGCCGGGGCACGATGTGGACTACCTCTTTGGTCAGGTGTCCATCGACAGCGCCTTTGTGGACTGGACCGGCAACTGCGGCAATCTCTCGGCGGCCGTGGGGCCGTTTGCCATCGAAAGCGGCTTGCTGCCTGCCGACCGCATCCCTGACAACGGCGTCTGTACCGTGCGCATCTGGCAGGCCAACATCGGCAAGACCATCGTTGCCCATGTGCCCATCACCGACGGACAGGTGCAGGAGACGGGCGATTTCGAACTCGACGGCGTGACCTTTGCGGCGGCCGAGGTGGCCCTTGAATTTCTGGACCCGGCCGACGACGGTGATGGCGACGGCGGCGGCGGCGCGATGTTTCCCACCGGCCAGGTGGTGGACGACCTGCCCGTCCCCGGTGTGGGCACGCTGCGCGCCACGCTCATCAACGCCGGCATCCCGACCATCTTCGTCAACGCTGCCGACATCGGCTACACCGGCACCGAGCTGCAGGATGCGATCAACAGCGACCCGCAGGCGCTGGCGCGTTTTGAAGCCATCCGCGCCCACGGCGCGGTGAAGATGGGGCTCATCCAGGACCTTGCCGAAGCCGCCCAGCGCCAGCACACCCCCAAGGTGGCCTTTGTCGCACCGCCCCAGACCTACACCGCATCCAGCGGCAAGGCAGTGCAGGCGAGCGACGTGGACCTGCTGGTGCGCGCTCTTTCGATGGGCAAGCTGCACCACGCCATGATGGGCACGGCGGCCGTCGCCATTGGCACCGCTGCCGCCATCCCCGGCACGCTGGTCAACCTCGCCGCCGGCGGCGGGACGAGGGAGGCCGTGCGTTTTGGCCATCCGTCCGGCACGCTGCGCGTGGGAGCCCAGGCCGAGCTACAGGGGGGGAAATGGAGGGTCACCAAGGCCTTGATGAGCCGCAGCGCGCGCATCTTGATGGAAGGCTGGGTCCGCGTGCCTGGCAACTATTTTTAGAACAAAACTGCAAAGAAAGAACGAACGAATGTCCACCCGCAAGACCCTCAAAGCCCTGGCAGAAGCCCGCCGGGGAGTGCTTGTCCCCGGCGCTTTCAACGCCTTGTCCGCCAAGGTCATTGAAGACCTGGGCTTTGAAGCGATCTACGTCACCGGTGCCGGTGTCACCAACATGTGGTTTGGCATGCCGGACCAAGGCTTCATGGGCCTGAGCGACATTGCCGACCACACGGCCCGCATCCGCGACGCTGTGGAGGTGCCGCTGATCGTGGACGCTGACACAGGCTTTGGCAATGCGCTCAACGTTTACCACGCGGTGCGCACACTCGAACGTGCGGGGGCCGATTGCATCCAGCTGGAAGACCAGGTGGCACCCAAGCGCTGCGGGCACTTTTCGGGCAAAGAGGTCATCAGCACCGAAGAGGCGGTGAGCAAGATCAAGGCCGCGGTGGACGCGCGCCGTGATGACAACCTGCTGATCATGGCCCGCACCGATGCGGCGGCCACCCATGGCTTTGAGGCCGCAGTGGAGCGTGCGCAGCGCTTTGCACAAGCGGGTGCCGACATCCTGTTTGTGGAGGCTGTGACGCAGGCGGAAGAAATTCGCGCCTTGCCACAGCGTCTTGCCAAGCCCCAGCTCATGAACATGGTCATTGGCGGCAAGACGCCCATCTTCAACGCCGATGAACTGGGCCAGCTGGGCTATGGCATCGTGCTGTATGCCAACGCCGCTTTGCAAGGCGCAGTGATGGGCATGCAGAAGGCCCTGACCGTGCTGCGCGACACGAAAGAAGTGCAGGAGAGCAGTGGCCTGGTCACGCCGTTTGCCGAGCGGCAGCGGCTCGTGGGCAAGCCCGTATGGGACGCGCTGGACAAGCGCTACACCTGAGCGTTGCGCGCAAACTGGATGAAGGCCTGCAGGTAGTCCGTGTTGCTGTCCTGCTCACGCGTGCCCAGGTGAATCTGCTTGGCAATGCCGTGGCGGCCCAACTGCACTGGCACCACATCCATCTTCTCGGCGTACTCCAGTGCCAGCCAGCGCGGTAGCGCTGCCACGCCACGGCCGCTGGCCACCATCTGCAGCATGATGTCCGTGGTCTCGATGGTCTTGTGGCGGCGCGGCGCAATGCCGGCCGGAGCCAGGAACTGTGTGTACACATCCAGCCGTTCAGGGCTGACCGGGTAGGTAATGAGCGTTTCGCTCGCAAGCTGTGCAGGCTTCACATAGGCCTGCTGTGCAAAGGGGTGGCTGCCAGCGACCACCAGCACCTGCTCGTAATCGAACACGGGCTCGAAATGCAGACCAGGCTTGTGCAGCGGATCGGGGGTCACCAGCAGGTCAATCTCGTAGCCGAAAAGCGCTCCGATACCTCCGAACTGGAATTTCTGCTTTACATCCACATCCACGTCCGGCCAGGTGCTCAGGTAGGGCGACACGATCTTGAGCAGCCACTGGTAGCAGGGGTGGCATTCCATGCCGATGCGCAGGGTGCCGCGTTCACCCTGGGCGAACTGCCGCAACGTGCTCTCCGCCTGATCCAACTGCGGGAGCACCCGGTTGGCAACCGCCAGCAGGTACTGCCCGGCCTGCGTGAGACGCAGGCTTCGCCCCTCGCGCAACCAGACGTCGGTGCCCAGCTGCTGCTCCAGTTTTTTCATGCTGTGGCTCAGTGCCGACTGGGTCAGGTTCAGCACGCCTGCAGCCGCAGTCAGCGAGCCTTGTTTCTCCACCTGCTGAACGATGTGGAGATGGATACGTTCCAGCATTATATGAACAGATTTCATTGATTAATGAGATAAGACCATTTTACTTCATGTGTTGATTTGCCTAGCATCCGCTTTCAGATTCGCTTGCCTCTTTGGTTATCTATGAAAAATGCAATGACATGCCCACTGCGCGTGGTGGCGGTCTCTGGCGGGTTGCAGCGGCCGTCCAAGTCGGCATCGCTGGCCCGGCATCTCCTGGACCTGATAGCGGCTGAGACCCCGTGCCGCCCGCATCTGATCGAAATGGGTGCGCTGGCCTCTCAGCTTTCAGGCGCAGTCCGCAGGTCCGAATTGCCCACAGCAGTGGAGCAGGAACTGCTTGCGGTCGAGCAGGCGGATGTGCTCGTTGTGGTGTCCCCGGTGTATCGCGGCGCTTACACGGGGATGTTCAAGCACTTCTTCGACTTCATCCATCAGGACGCATTGATCGACACGCCTGTGCTGTTGGCTGCTACGGGCGGCAGCGAGCGACATGCCTTGGTGATCGATCACCAGCTCAGGCCTTTGTTCAGCTTTTTCCAGGCGCGTACTTTGCCGCTGGGTGTCTACGCGACCGACAAGGATTTTGTGGACCCAGGCTTGTGGGATGAGGCGCTGCTTGAGCGCGCCCGGTTGGCGGTGCAACGGGCGCTGCCGCTGGTGGCCCTGGCGCGGAACGCCAGTCCCGCTCTGGCCGATGAACGGGTCCTGGCCTGACACCCGCACCACTTCTCTGAACATTGGGATTGCTACACCGTCATGTACGAAGCATTTGTCTTTCACATCAAGAGCACCCGCTTTGATGAAAACTACCAACCCTCGCACAGCACGCGCCTGACCACGAACTTTGCCAATCTGGCCCGGGGCGCAAGCCGCCAGCAAAACCTGCGCAACGCGCTCAGGATGATTGACAACCGATGCAATGCGCTGGCGCATTGGGACAACCCCACAGGAGACCGCTACACCGTCGAGCTGGACATCATTTCCGTCGAAATGCTCCTGGATGGGCAAGGCTGCGATGCTGCCTTCCCCTTGATCGAAGTGCTCAAAACCTGCGTTTTCGACAAGCACAGGAACCAGCGGATCGACGGCATCGTGGGCAACAGCTTCTCCTCTTACGTGCGCGACTACGACTTCAGTGTCCTGCTGCCGGACTACAACGCAGACCGACCGGAGTTCGGCCTCCCGGCCAATTTTGGTGACCTGCATGGCAAGCTTTTCAAGCAGTTTGCCAATTCCAGCACCTACAAGGCGCGCTTTGGCAAGCCGCCTGTGATCTGCATCAGCGTGTCCACCAGCAAGACCTACCGGCGAACCGACAACCAGCATCCCGTACTGGGTGTCGAGTACCAGCAAAGCGAACTGTCTTCCACAGACCACTATTTCGCAAAGATGGGGATGCAGGTTCGCTTCTTTATGCCTCCCAATGGCATTGCACCGCTGGCTTTCTATTTCCAGGGTGACCTGTTGGCTGACTACACGAACCTGGAGTTGATCTCCAGCATCAGCACGATGGAAACCTTCCAGAAAATTTACCGGCCCGAGATTTACAACGCCAACTGTGCGGCCGGAAAACTCTACCGCCCGAGCTTGAGCAACCAGGACTATTCGTTGACACAAATCGTCTACGACCGTGAGGAGCGCAGTCAATTGGCTGTCCAGCAAGGCAAATACACCGAAAAACACTTCATCAAACCCTACGGGACCGTGCTCGAACAATGGGCTGCTGATTGCCCGCTGTGACCCGATTCATCTTTTCTTCAAAGGAAGCCTTTCATGTTTGAAACCTCCATTGCCGGCAGCCTGCCCAAACCCGCCTGGCTGGCCGAAACCAACAAGCTCTGGCCTCAGTGGAAGGCGGAAGGCGATGCCTTGCGTCAGGCCAAGGCAGACGCAACGCTGCTCTGGATCAAGGCGCAGGAGGATGCTGGCATCGACATCATCTGCGACGGCGAGCAGGCCCGGCAGCACTTTGTGCATGGATTCCTTGAACAAGTCGATGGCATCGACTTTGAGAACAAGGTGAAGATGGGCATTCGCAACAACCGGTATGACGCGATGGTGCCGCAGGTCGTCTCAAACCTGCGCCTCAAAGGCCGGGTGCATGCCTTTGAAGCCCAACTGGCGCGTGCTCACACGAAGAAAAAGCTGAAGTTCACGCTACCCGGCCCGATGACCATCGTCGACACCGTTGCAGACCGCTTCTACGGCGACAAGGTCCAGATGGCCTTCGCGTTTGCTGAGTTGCTGAATCAGGAGGCGCTGGCACTTCAAGCGGACGGTGTGGACATCATCCAGTTTGACGAACCCGCCTTCAATGTCTACATGAAAGACGCCGCAGACTGGGGGGTGAAGGCGCTTGAGCGCGCGGCGCAGGGGCTGACGTGCACGACGGCCGTGCACATCTGCTACGGCTATGGCATCAAGGCCAATACCGACTGGAAGAGCACCCTGGGCGATGAATGGCGCCAATACGAGACTGTGTTCCCCGCCCTGGCGCGCAGCAGCATCGACCAGGTGAGCCTGGAATGTATTCACTCCCATGTGCCGCCCGATCTGATGAAGCTGCTGGTCGGCAAAGATGTGATGGTGGGTGTGATCGACGTGGCAAGCGACATTGTCGAGACGCCCGAGGAGGTCGCGGATGCGATTGGCCGCGCGCTGGAGTTCGTTCCCAAGGAGCGGCTGTTCCCGTGTACCAACTGCGGCCTGGCCCCGATGTCACGGGATGTGGCGTGGCGTAAATTGGAAGCCCTGGCAGCCGGTGCGAAGCTCGCCAAAGAACGACTCACCGCAGCCTGACCCTGTTGCGCCGGGGCGCTACAAGCCTGCTGCCAGCTTCTGCCGTGCGGCGTGCCATTCGCTCTCGAGTGTCCGCACCAGTTCCGCCGCGGGCAGAGCCCGCGCTGCCGGTACACCCTGGCCAGCCCACAGCGAGAGGTGGCTGGCGCGCCCCTGCGTGGCTGCCGCGCGCCGCAGTGGCCCTGTCAGCGCGTTTTGCACCGGGTAGTGCGGTACGGTCTCCTCATCTGCCGCGAGCGCATCCATCATGGGGTTGACGATGCCGCGGGCAGGTCTGCCCGAAAAGACCCGGGTCAGCCGGGTGTCGGTCTCCTGGGCCTGCGCCAGGGCCTGCCGGTAGACCGGGGCGATGGCTGATTCTGGACACACCAGAAACGCCGTGCCCATCTGCACGGCCTGCGCCCCCAGCGCCTGTGCTGCAGCCACGCCCCGCCCGTCCATGATGCCGCCTGCGGCAACGACGGGAATGTCCAGTGCATCCACGCACAGCGGCACCAGGGCCATGGTGCTGACCTGGCTGGACTGGAAGTCACCCAGAAACGTGCCCCGGTGCCCGCCC from Acidovorax sp. DW039 harbors:
- the acnD gene encoding Fe/S-dependent 2-methylisocitrate dehydratase AcnD is translated as MNTAHRKPLPGTALDYFDAEAAVDAMEPGAWARLPYTARVHAENLVRRADPAQLNDFLGQLIGRKREIDFPWFPVRVVCHDILGQTALVDLAGLRDAIAKEGGDPAAVNPVVPVQLIVDHSLAVECGGFDPDAFAKNRAIEDRRNEDRFHFIEWTKKAFANVEVIPAGNGIMHQINLEKMSPVVYVQGDAHGRVAFPDTCVGTDSHTPHVDALGVIAIGVGGLEAESVMLGRASWMRLPDIVGVELTGHRQPGITATDIVLALTEFLRSQKVVGAYLEFYGEGARSLSVGDRATISNMCPEYGATAALFYIDDQTLDYLRLTGRDDAQIQLVERYAKTAGFWADSLKTAAYERVLTFDLSTVVRNMAGPSNPHRRLPTSALAERGIAVDWPQARAQEAQGLLPDGAVIIAAITSCTNTSNPRNVIAAALLARNARRLGLTRKPWVKTSLAPGSKAVALYLQEAGLLADLEALGFGIVAFACTTCNGMSGALDPKIQQEIIDRDLYATAVLSGNRNFDGRIHPYAKQAFLASPPLVVAYALAGTVRFDIENDVLAVVEGREIRLRELWPSDAEIDAIVARAVKPEQFRAVYDPMFALRVEGGQTVAPQYDWRPQSTYIRRPPYWDTEGVGALAANPRTLKGMRPLAILPDNITTDHLSPSNAILPDSAAGEYLARMGVPEEDFNSYATHRGDHLTAMRATFANPQLVNEMAVVGGKVQKGSLARIEPEGRVVRMWEAMETYLQRRQPLIIIAGADYGQGSSRDWAAKGVRLAGVEVVVAEGFERIHRTNLIGMGVLPLEFQPGTSRLTLGLDGTETYDVEGALTPRARLMLVICRKSGQVTRVPMTCRLDTAEEVSVYEAGGVLQRFAQDFLASTIQ
- the prpF gene encoding 2-methylaconitate cis-trans isomerase PrpF; translation: MNRTPAPQIRIPATYLRGGTSKGVFFRLQDLPPAAQQPGAARDALLLRVIGSPDPYGKQIDGMGGATSSTSKAVIVSASQRPGHDVDYLFGQVSIDSAFVDWTGNCGNLSAAVGPFAIESGLLPADRIPDNGVCTVRIWQANIGKTIVAHVPITDGQVQETGDFELDGVTFAAAEVALEFLDPADDGDGDGGGGAMFPTGQVVDDLPVPGVGTLRATLINAGIPTIFVNAADIGYTGTELQDAINSDPQALARFEAIRAHGAVKMGLIQDLAEAAQRQHTPKVAFVAPPQTYTASSGKAVQASDVDLLVRALSMGKLHHAMMGTAAVAIGTAAAIPGTLVNLAAGGGTREAVRFGHPSGTLRVGAQAELQGGKWRVTKALMSRSARILMEGWVRVPGNYF
- a CDS encoding isocitrate lyase/PEP mutase family protein, with the protein product MSTRKTLKALAEARRGVLVPGAFNALSAKVIEDLGFEAIYVTGAGVTNMWFGMPDQGFMGLSDIADHTARIRDAVEVPLIVDADTGFGNALNVYHAVRTLERAGADCIQLEDQVAPKRCGHFSGKEVISTEEAVSKIKAAVDARRDDNLLIMARTDAAATHGFEAAVERAQRFAQAGADILFVEAVTQAEEIRALPQRLAKPQLMNMVIGGKTPIFNADELGQLGYGIVLYANAALQGAVMGMQKALTVLRDTKEVQESSGLVTPFAERQRLVGKPVWDALDKRYT
- a CDS encoding LysR family transcriptional regulator; this encodes MLERIHLHIVQQVEKQGSLTAAAGVLNLTQSALSHSMKKLEQQLGTDVWLREGRSLRLTQAGQYLLAVANRVLPQLDQAESTLRQFAQGERGTLRIGMECHPCYQWLLKIVSPYLSTWPDVDVDVKQKFQFGGIGALFGYEIDLLVTPDPLHKPGLHFEPVFDYEQVLVVAGSHPFAQQAYVKPAQLASETLITYPVSPERLDVYTQFLAPAGIAPRRHKTIETTDIMLQMVASGRGVAALPRWLALEYAEKMDVVPVQLGRHGIAKQIHLGTREQDSNTDYLQAFIQFARNAQV
- the msuE gene encoding FMN reductase, coding for MTCPLRVVAVSGGLQRPSKSASLARHLLDLIAAETPCRPHLIEMGALASQLSGAVRRSELPTAVEQELLAVEQADVLVVVSPVYRGAYTGMFKHFFDFIHQDALIDTPVLLAATGGSERHALVIDHQLRPLFSFFQARTLPLGVYATDKDFVDPGLWDEALLERARLAVQRALPLVALARNASPALADERVLA
- a CDS encoding DUF1852 domain-containing protein, which produces MYEAFVFHIKSTRFDENYQPSHSTRLTTNFANLARGASRQQNLRNALRMIDNRCNALAHWDNPTGDRYTVELDIISVEMLLDGQGCDAAFPLIEVLKTCVFDKHRNQRIDGIVGNSFSSYVRDYDFSVLLPDYNADRPEFGLPANFGDLHGKLFKQFANSSTYKARFGKPPVICISVSTSKTYRRTDNQHPVLGVEYQQSELSSTDHYFAKMGMQVRFFMPPNGIAPLAFYFQGDLLADYTNLELISSISTMETFQKIYRPEIYNANCAAGKLYRPSLSNQDYSLTQIVYDREERSQLAVQQGKYTEKHFIKPYGTVLEQWAADCPL
- a CDS encoding methionine synthase yields the protein MFETSIAGSLPKPAWLAETNKLWPQWKAEGDALRQAKADATLLWIKAQEDAGIDIICDGEQARQHFVHGFLEQVDGIDFENKVKMGIRNNRYDAMVPQVVSNLRLKGRVHAFEAQLARAHTKKKLKFTLPGPMTIVDTVADRFYGDKVQMAFAFAELLNQEALALQADGVDIIQFDEPAFNVYMKDAADWGVKALERAAQGLTCTTAVHICYGYGIKANTDWKSTLGDEWRQYETVFPALARSSIDQVSLECIHSHVPPDLMKLLVGKDVMVGVIDVASDIVETPEEVADAIGRALEFVPKERLFPCTNCGLAPMSRDVAWRKLEALAAGAKLAKERLTAA
- a CDS encoding nitronate monooxygenase, which produces MPTPLARRLQITLPIIQGPMTGADSPELAAAVSAAGGLGTLGCGMRSPAAMVEAAAAVRQRTGRPFGMNLFVQATPSPDPATVQAAMARLAPLYAELGLQPQQPAQWCEDFEAQFDALVALRPAVASFTFGILTAEQVHRLHAAGSLVMGTATTVAEAKAWQAVGADAVCASGAESGGHRGTFLGDFQSSQVSTMALVPLCVDALDIPVVAAGGIMDGRGVAAAQALGAQAVQMGTAFLVCPESAIAPVYRQALAQAQETDTRLTRVFSGRPARGIVNPMMDALAADEETVPHYPVQNALTGPLRRAAATQGRASHLSLWAGQGVPAARALPAAELVRTLESEWHAARQKLAAGL